A genomic segment from Gopherus evgoodei ecotype Sinaloan lineage chromosome 6, rGopEvg1_v1.p, whole genome shotgun sequence encodes:
- the LOC115653482 gene encoding perilipin-3-like, with protein MSGNKSEIWSACPEPQGQEQQSAVGRVAGLPLVSSACEMASASYAATKETHPAVKAVCEVAETGVRAITSAAVTRAQPILDQLESQIAAANEYAYKGLGTLEGKLPVLQQTVQKVASDAQDLVHAAVAEARDAVCSMAGETKDAVTSMVGVAKGAVQESMEMTKSAVTSSMNTVLGKSEQLIDYYLPMTEEELAELATPMKGSGEQKSYFVRLGSLSTKLRQRAYQHALGKMRQARQHTLQALSQLQQTIDLMEHAKQAVSQKVHDGQEKLQQMWLEWHKGQLGGSEDDSSPQPEEMGSQALATSHNLILQVQTTCHSLLPNIQGLPASLQEKVQQAYENMGELQISFSNVQSFQELSEGILTQTREKVIKAQESLDELLEYVVQNAPLTWIVGPFVPAGDSSEPVGEPAEEKVTA; from the exons ATGTCTGGTAACAAGAGTGAAATCTGGtctgcctgccctgagccccagggacaGGAGCAACAG agTGCAGTGGGCCGGGTGGCTGGCCTGCCCTTGGTTAGCTCTGCCTGTGAGATGGCCTCTGCCAGCTATGCAGCAACCAAAGAGACCCACCCAGCTGTGAAAGCTGTCTGTGAGGTGGCAGAGACTGGGGTGAGGGCCATCACCTCTGCTGCCGTCACCAGGGCACAGCCTATCCTGGACCAGCTGGAGTCACAGA TTGCAGCAGCAAATGAATATGCCTATAAGGGACTAGGCACCCTGGAGGGGAAGCTGCCAGTGCTGCAGCAGACTGTGCAGAAG GTGGCTTCAGATGCCCAAGACCTTGTGCATGctgcagtggcagaggccagggatGCAGTCTGCAGCATGGCTGGTGAGACAAAAGACGCAGTGACCAGCATGGTGGGTGTGGCCAAAGGAGCTGTCCAGGAGAGCATGGAGATGACCAAATCTGCAGTGACCAGCAGCATGAACACAGTGCTAGGGAAATCTGAGCAACTGATTGACTACTACCTCCCCATGACAGAGGAGGAGCTCG CTGAGCTGGCAACCCCTATGAAGGGGTCTGGAGAGCAGAAGAGTTACTTTGTGCGTCTGGGTTCCCTTTCTACCAAACTCCGCCAGCGAGCCTACCAGCATGCCCTGGGCAAGATGAGACAAGCCAGGCAGCACACCCTGCAGGCCCTCTCCCAGCTCCAGCAAACCATCGACCTG ATGGAACATGCCAAGCAGGCTGTGAGTCAGAAGGTTCATGATGGGCAGGAGAAGCTGCAGCAGATGTGGCTGGAGTGGCACAAGGGCCAGCTGGGTGGCAGTGAGGATGACAGCTCACCACAGCCAGAG GAGATGGGGTCCCAGGCTCTAGCCACTTCCCATAACCTCATCCTGCAGGTGCAGACTACCTGCCATAGCCTCCTGCCCAACATCCAGGGTCTCCCTGCCTCTCTCCAGGAGAAGGTTCAGCAAGCCTATGAGAACATGGGAGAGCTCCAGATTTCCTTCTCCAATGTCCAGTCCTTCCAGGAGCTGTCTGAGGGTATCCTGACCCAGACCCGGGAGAAGGTGATCAAAGCCCAGGAATCCCTGGATGAGCTGCTGGAATATGTGGTGCAGAACGCTCCCCTCACATGGATTGTGGGACCCTTTGTTCCTGCTGGAGACTCTTCAGAGCCGGTGGGGGAACCAGCAGAGGAGAAGGTCACAGCCTGA
- the LOC115653629 gene encoding LOW QUALITY PROTEIN: perilipin-3-like (The sequence of the model RefSeq protein was modified relative to this genomic sequence to represent the inferred CDS: deleted 1 base in 1 codon), which produces MSSNENDVKDAPSKSGEQEQQNLVNRVASLPLVSAAYDMVSTTYTSIKETHPVIRSICDVAETGVRTITSATVSGALPVLDQQEPLEQLILTASDYTCKSLDKLEEKLPLLQQPGDQVASDAKELVSSTLTDAKDVVCSTDTGVKDPVTSMVGVTKGAVQESMEVTKSAVTSSMSTVLGSSMGQMIMSSVDLLPDTSESLADHYLPMTDEELAKLAVSLEGSGEAPAEQQSYYVRLGSLSSTLHQRAYQHALGKMRQARQRTLEALSQLQQTIDLMERAKQAVDQKAHDGQEKLQQMWLEWHKGQPGFNEDNGSLQPEEMVSQALATSHNLILQVQATCHSLLPNIQGLPAALQEKVQQAYENMGELQISFSKELSESILTQTQEQVTKAQESLDELLEYVVQNAPLTWIVGPFAPAGDSTEKAEVPAEAEKAEA; this is translated from the exons ATGTCTTCTAATGAGAATGATGTTAAGGATGCTCCCTCAAAGAGTGGAGAGCAGGAGCAACAG AACTTGGTGAACAGAGTGGCCAGCCTGCCCTTGGTCAGTGCTGCTTATGACATGGTTTCCACCACTTACACGTCCATCAAAGAGACCCACCCTGTCATCAGATCCATCTGTGATGTGGCAGAGACTGGAGTGAGGACCATCACCTCTGCTACAGTCAGTGGGGCCCTGCCTGTCCTGGACCAGCAGGAGCCTCTGG AACAGTTAATCTTGACAGCCAGTGACTATACCTGCAAGAGCCTAGACAAACTGGAAGAGAAGCTGCCTCTCCTCCAACAGCCAGGTGACCAG GTGGCCTCTGATGCCAAAGAGCTAGTATCATCAACACTGACAGATGCCAAGGATGTTGTCTGCAGCACGGACACTGGAGTGAAGGATCCAGTGACCAGCATGGTGGGTGTGACGAAGGGGGCTGTCCAGGAGAGCATGGAGGTGACCAAATCAGCAGTGACCAGCAGCATGAGCACAGTGTTGGGCTCCAGCATGGGACAGATGATCATGAGCAGTGTTGACTTGTTACCTGACACATCTGAGTCGCTGGCAGATCACTACCTCCCAATGACAGATGAGGaacttg CTAAACTTGCAGTATCCCTGGAGGGGTCCGGAGAGGCTCCTGCAGAGCAGCAGAGTTACTACGTGCGTCTGGGTTCCCTTTCGAGCACGCTGCACCAGCGGGCCTACCAGCATGCCCTAGGCAAGATGAGACAAGCCAGGCAGCGCACCCTGGAGGCCCTC TCCCAGCTCCAGCAAACCATTGACCTG ATGGAACGTGCCAAGCAGGCTGTGgatcagaaggctcatgatgggCAGGAGAAGCTGCAGCAGATGTGGCTGGAGTGGCACAAGGGCCAGCCAGGATTCAATGAGGACAATGGTTCACTGCAGCCAGAG gagaTGGTGTCCCAGGCTCTAGCCACTTCCCATAACCTCATCCTGCAGGTGCAGGCCACCTGCCATAGCCTCCTGCCCAACATCCAAGGTCTCCCTGCTGCTCTCCAAGAGAAGGTCCAGCAAGCCTATGAGAACATGGGAGAGCTCCAGATTTCCTTCTCCAAGGAGCTGTCTGAGAGTATCCTGACCCAGACCCAGgagcaggtgaccaaagcccaggAGTCCCTGGATGAGCTGCTGGAGTATGTGGTGCAGAACGCTCCCCTCACTTGGATTGTGGGACCCTTTGCTCCTGCTGGAGACTCTACTGAGAAAGCAGAAGTACCGGCAGAGGCTGAGAAGGCAGAGGCCTGA